The Anopheles coluzzii chromosome 2, AcolN3, whole genome shotgun sequence genome window below encodes:
- the LOC120961073 gene encoding uncharacterized protein LOC120961073 → MEKPPSVPPPPEPEPEPENLHEMYIDHCFERIRQVRLVKQVIVMNENGHPVRSTIENTEDAITAAGLYASLKDKACYNLKSIDADDEFVMLRIKTRNNEAIISTDPEHGLMYITVQVPE, encoded by the exons ATG GAAAAGCCACCAAGtgtcccaccaccaccggagCCGGAACCGGAGCCGGAAAATTTGCACGAAATGTACATCGATCACTGTTTCGAGCGCATCCGCCAGGTACGGTTGGTGAAGCAAGTGATCGTGATGAACGAGAATGGCCATCCGGTACGTAGCACGATCGAAAACACGGAGGATGCGATCACTGCTGCCGGTCTGTACGCGAGTTTGAAGGATAAAGCCTGCTACAACCTGAAATCGATCGATGCGGACGATGAGTTTGTGATGCTGCGTATCAAAACGCGCAACAACGAGGCCATCATCAGCACCGATCCGGAGCATGGATTGATGTACATAACGGTGCAAGTACCAGAATGA